From the Bombus pascuorum chromosome 7, iyBomPasc1.1, whole genome shotgun sequence genome, one window contains:
- the LOC132909248 gene encoding PRKCA-binding protein-like isoform X3 — MLQTVYFLFLLIIMERRPDVELVSQDQSLHHLPNNTGMTITSGNIVIQKDSSNLIGISIGGGAPLCPCLYIVQIFDYSPAAIDGTLQSGDELVAVNGVSVKGKTKVEVAKMIQSCDSQVSINYNKLHADPKQGRTLDIALKKVKHRLIEGMGSATADALGLSRAILCNDALVQRLMALQHTENLYRGLVSHANATLHSFFDLIQIYKVFGDAFAAIGVREPQPRASEAFRQFGEQHRQMEKYGITILKNLKPILNDLGTYLHKAIPDTRLTISKYADAKFEYLSYCLKIKEMDDEEQSYATIQEPFYRVETGNYEYRLILRCRQEARAKFGKLRSDVLVKLELLDNKHVQDVVWQLQKFAAGLAKYYSNTRDLLSSAMLFPVEVDLSHSAFQYKSTGPQVITDGEDVDEFEPEEKANINEDLLIDTQNFPLITSESNNM; from the exons GGGTATGACCATAACTTCTGGCAATATTGTaatacaaaaagatagcagTAATCTTATCGGCATAAGTATTGGAGGTGGAGCACCATTATGCCCCTGCttgtatattgtacaaatttttgaCTATTCACCTGCAGCTATAGATGGTACTTTACAATCAGGAGATGAACTTGTAGCAGTAAATGGAGTATCAGTTAAAGGAAAGACAAAAGTAGAAGTTGCAAAAATGATACAATCTTGTGATTCTCAAGTcagtattaattataataaattacatgccGATCCTAAACAAGGTCGTACTCTTGATATAGCTTTGAAAAAG gtAAAACATAGATTAATTGAAGGAATGGGAAGTGCAACAGCAGATGCACTTGGATTATCGCGTGCCATTCTTTGTAACGATGCACTTGTACAACGTTTAATGGCATTGCAGCacacagaaaatttgtatagagGTTTAGTTTCCCATGCTAATGCTACTTTACATAGTTTTTTtgatttaatacaaatatacaaag TATTTGGTGATGCCTTTGCTGCGATAGGAGTAAGAGAGCCACAACCACGAGCTAGTGAAGCTTTCAGACAATTTGGTGAACAACATAgacaaatggaaaaatatggaataacaattttaaaaaatctgaaACCTATATTAAATGATTTAGGCACATACCTTCACAAAGCTATTCCAGATACTCGATTAACCATAAGCAAATATGCTGATGcaaaatttgaatatctttcttattgcttgaaaataaaagaaatggatGATGAGGAACAAAGTTACGCAACAATACAAGAACCTTTTTATCGAGTGGAAACAGGCAATTATGAATATCGTCTAATCTTAAGATGTCGACAAGAAGCTCGTGCAAAATTTGGTAAACTTAGATCGGATGTACTTGTAAAACTCGAATTATTAGACAATAAACATGTTCAGGATGTGGTATGGCAATTGCAAAAATTTGCAGCTGGTTTAGCAAAATACTATTCTAATACACGAGATTTATTATCCTCTGCAATGTTATTTCCTGTTGAAGTTGATTTATCACATTCTGCATTCCAATATAAATCTACCGGTCCTCAAGTAATAACTGATGGAGAGGATGTAGATGAATTCGAACCTGAAGAAAAAGCAAATATAAATGAAGATTTACTTATAGATACACAAAACTTTCCACTAATAACATCAGAATCTAACAATATGTAG
- the LOC132909248 gene encoding PRKCA-binding protein-like isoform X4 produces the protein MDYDDFFFEEDKMGMTITSGNIVIQKDSSNLIGISIGGGAPLCPCLYIVQIFDYSPAAIDGTLQSGDELVAVNGVSVKGKTKVEVAKMIQSCDSQVSINYNKLHADPKQGRTLDIALKKVKHRLIEGMGSATADALGLSRAILCNDALVQRLMALQHTENLYRGLVSHANATLHSFFDLIQIYKVFGDAFAAIGVREPQPRASEAFRQFGEQHRQMEKYGITILKNLKPILNDLGTYLHKAIPDTRLTISKYADAKFEYLSYCLKIKEMDDEEQSYATIQEPFYRVETGNYEYRLILRCRQEARAKFGKLRSDVLVKLELLDNKHVQDVVWQLQKFAAGLAKYYSNTRDLLSSAMLFPVEVDLSHSAFQYKSTGPQVITDGEDVDEFEPEEKANINEDLLIDTQNFPLITSESNNM, from the exons GGGTATGACCATAACTTCTGGCAATATTGTaatacaaaaagatagcagTAATCTTATCGGCATAAGTATTGGAGGTGGAGCACCATTATGCCCCTGCttgtatattgtacaaatttttgaCTATTCACCTGCAGCTATAGATGGTACTTTACAATCAGGAGATGAACTTGTAGCAGTAAATGGAGTATCAGTTAAAGGAAAGACAAAAGTAGAAGTTGCAAAAATGATACAATCTTGTGATTCTCAAGTcagtattaattataataaattacatgccGATCCTAAACAAGGTCGTACTCTTGATATAGCTTTGAAAAAG gtAAAACATAGATTAATTGAAGGAATGGGAAGTGCAACAGCAGATGCACTTGGATTATCGCGTGCCATTCTTTGTAACGATGCACTTGTACAACGTTTAATGGCATTGCAGCacacagaaaatttgtatagagGTTTAGTTTCCCATGCTAATGCTACTTTACATAGTTTTTTtgatttaatacaaatatacaaag TATTTGGTGATGCCTTTGCTGCGATAGGAGTAAGAGAGCCACAACCACGAGCTAGTGAAGCTTTCAGACAATTTGGTGAACAACATAgacaaatggaaaaatatggaataacaattttaaaaaatctgaaACCTATATTAAATGATTTAGGCACATACCTTCACAAAGCTATTCCAGATACTCGATTAACCATAAGCAAATATGCTGATGcaaaatttgaatatctttcttattgcttgaaaataaaagaaatggatGATGAGGAACAAAGTTACGCAACAATACAAGAACCTTTTTATCGAGTGGAAACAGGCAATTATGAATATCGTCTAATCTTAAGATGTCGACAAGAAGCTCGTGCAAAATTTGGTAAACTTAGATCGGATGTACTTGTAAAACTCGAATTATTAGACAATAAACATGTTCAGGATGTGGTATGGCAATTGCAAAAATTTGCAGCTGGTTTAGCAAAATACTATTCTAATACACGAGATTTATTATCCTCTGCAATGTTATTTCCTGTTGAAGTTGATTTATCACATTCTGCATTCCAATATAAATCTACCGGTCCTCAAGTAATAACTGATGGAGAGGATGTAGATGAATTCGAACCTGAAGAAAAAGCAAATATAAATGAAGATTTACTTATAGATACACAAAACTTTCCACTAATAACATCAGAATCTAACAATATGTAG
- the LOC132909238 gene encoding glycosylphosphatidylinositol anchor attachment 1 protein, whose product MGLLTDPTAGSGKIIKFLLKRERPLCFFLYISGIVWILLLALPIFNDNTYFSENALLPGLVTKESNLAQTAKQYYIHLIHEMKRYPDVMPYAWLAAKLNQLHLDVFTHNFTLVYPFQEQQFTGQNIYGIMRAPRAASTEAIVVSVPFRPINSIYLDTAPSIALLLAFAKFCRKQKYWAKDIVFLITEHEQLGIQAWLDAYHGVTSGNEGILISGDLPGRAGSIQTAINLELHSMKITSIDVKVEGLNGRLPNLDLFNLAQNMIAKEGIRQSFQRRFDVKYKNKFNYWWYHFNTLLMMITSQATGIPTGNHGLFHRFGIEAITLEGFEKPGQQNSNGNFYHIGRIVESIVRSLNNLLERFHQSYFFYLLPSTDTYISIGLYIRSLVLIIAGIFVKAFSIWQRLQVSTSVEDNKNTVIKQSKDDGFDIGVIMSEILWSHICGVVIAISPFPLTYFGKKVNFHTEDSIYFGFVVITILTLMWPFYSRRQMKYKNAALVCVIALVELGTVLMCIAMHNFSLALLTAVIYVPFVFVLPITPKQNLTKSRKMLSFMWVFLHPFMIASLFIMCYTYMYFFSDSLPSILFRGYRATKQAFVFSIMDSMIYGNWLYNVTVSTMFPIWFIFWNILCFNIV is encoded by the exons ATGGGGTTATTAACGGATCCTACGGCAGGatctggaaaaataataaaatttttattgaaacgaGAACGACCACTTTGTTTCTTCTTATACATTAGCGGCATTGTTTGGATATTACTTCTTGCTTTACCCATATTCAACGATA ATACCTATTTCTCTGAAAATGCTTTATTGCCAGGATTGGTTACAAAAGAAAGTAACTTGGCGCAAACAGCAAAACAGTATTATATACACTTAATCCATGAAATGAAACGATATCCCGATGTAATGCCATATGCTTGGTTAGCTGCTAAATTAAATCAGCTTCATTTGGATGTTTTTACACATAATTTCACATTAGTATATCCTTTTCAAGAGCAACAG TTTACAGGCCAAAATATATATGGGATTATGAGAGCTCCAAGAGCAGCTAGTACAGAAGCAATTGTAGTTAGCGTCCCTTTTAGACCAATTAACAGTATTTATTTGGATACTGCACCTTCTATTGCTCTTCttcttgcatttgctaaattTTGTAGAA aACAGAAATACTGGGCAAAGGATATTGTATTCCTAATAACAGAACATGAACAATTAGGAATACAAGCGTGGTTGGATGCATATCATGGAGTTACTAGTGGTAACGAAGGTATACTTATATCTGGAGATCTTCCTGGTCGTGCTGGCTCCATTCAAACTGCTATTAATTTGGAATTACATTCAATGAAGATTACATCTATTGATGTTAAA GTAGAAGGATTAAATGGTCGATTACCCAATTTAGATCTTTTTAATTTGGCACAAAATATGATAGCCAAGGAAGGAATTCGACAATCATTTCAAAGACGTTTtgatgttaaatataaaaataagtttaacTATTGGTGGTATCATTTCAATACACTTCTGATGATGATTACAAGTCAAGCTACTGGAATTCCAACAGGAAATCATGGACTTTTCCATAG GTTTGGTATTGAAGCGATTACTTTAGAAGGTTTTGAAAAGCCTGGTCAACAAAATTctaatggaaatttttatcacattGGTCGTATTGTAGAAAGTATAGTACgatcgttaaataatttattagaacGTTTTCATcaatcttattttttttatctgcTTCCATCAACAGATACTTATATTTCTATTG ggCTTTATATAAGATCTTTAGTCTTAATTATTGCTGGGATATTTGTAAAAGCATTTTCTATTTGGCAAAGGCTTCAAGTATCCACTTCTgtagaagataataaaaacaCCGTTATTAAACAATCAAAG GATGATGGATTTGACATAGGCGTTATTATGTCAGAAATATTATGGAGCCATATATGTGGTGTTGTAATTGCAATATCCCCATTCCCACTTACTTATTTTggtaaaaaagtaaattttcataCAGAAGACTCTATATATTTCGGTTTTGTTGTAATAACTATCTTAACATTAATGTGGCCATTTTATTCTAGAAG acaaatgaaatataaaaatgcagcTTTAGTTTGTGTGATTGCACTAGTAGAGTTGGGTACTGTATTAATGTGCATAGCAAtgcataatttttctttagcACTTCTGACTGCTGTAATTTATGTACCTTTTGTATTTGTTCTACCAATAACACCAAAACAAAATCTCACCAA ATCACGCAAAATGCTTTCTTTTATGTGGGTTTTTCTACATCCATTTATGATTGCAAGTTTATTCATAATGTGTTACACatacatgtattttttttctgaTTCCCTCCcctcaattttatttcgaggATATCGTGCTACAAAGCAAGCATTTGTTTTTAGTATCATGGATTCAATGATTTATGGGAACTGGTTATATAATGTAACAGTTTCCACAATGTTTCCTATTTGGTTTATATTTTGGaacattttatgttttaatatagtaTGA
- the LOC132909250 gene encoding pleiotropic regulator 1 isoform X2, giving the protein MDVQRHSVHTLVFRSLKRTHDMFLLNQGTLPPVDPNLQKMKKSVKAKDSYGPVLERVKTNNIMKIQNENENTDPPPPGDESFGGNNNVAVVPYNPIQNNNMVVTTQTNSGGNSVNMSLIIPQKKTPSMAKPKWHAPWKLYRVISGHLGWVRCCAVEPGNEWFATGSADRVIKIWDLATGKLKVSLTGHISSVRGLAFSQRHPYLFSCGEDRQVKCWDLEYNKVIRHYHGHLSAVYSMALHPSIDVLVTAGRDSTARVWDMRTKANVHTLVGHTNTVASVICQTAEPQIVTGSHDCTIRLWDLAAGRSRATLTNHKKSIRAVTFHPSLYMFASASPDNIKQWKCPEGKFIQNLSGHNAIVNCLAVNADGVLVSGADNGTMHLWDWRTGYNFQRLQAPVQPGSMDSEAGVFSITFDMSGTRMITTEADKTIKVYKEDDTATEETHPVNWRPDIIKRRKY; this is encoded by the exons atg GATGTACAAAGGCATTCTGTACATACTCTTGTATTTCGATCTTTAAAGAGAACACATgatatgtttttattaaatcaagGTACTTTACCACCTGTGGACCCTAACTT acaaaaaatgaaaaaatctgTAAAAGCAAAAGACTCTTATGGTCCTGTATTGGAACGTGTCAAAACTaacaatataatgaaaatacaaaatgaaaatgaaaatacagaTCCTCCTCCACCAGGcg ACGAATCTTTTGgaggaaataataatgttGCAGTTGTTCCTTATAATCCTATACAAAACAATAATATGGTAGTAACAACGCAAACAAATTCAGGAGGAAATTCAGTTAATATGTCATTAATCATACCACAGAAGAAGACACCATCTATGGCAAAACCTAAGTGGCATGCACCATGGAAATTATATAGGGTTATTAGTGGTCATCTTGGTTGGGTAAGGTGTTGTGCTGTTGAACCAGGAAATGAATGGTTTGCAACAGGATCTGCAGATAGAGTGATTAAA ataTGGGATCTTGCAACTGGTAAATTGAAAGTTTCTTTGACTGGTCATATAAGCAGCGTTCGTGGACTTGCATTTTCTCAAAGACatccatatttattttcttgtgGAGAAGATCGGCAAGTAAAGTGTTGGGATCTTGAGTACAACAAG GTTATAAGACATTATCATGGACATTTATCAGCTGTATATTCCATGGCATTACATCCTAGTATTGATGTATTAGTAACTGCAGGTAGAGATTCTACTGCAAGAGTATGGGATATGCGAACCAAAGCAAATGTACATACACTTGTTGGTCACACTAACACAGTTGCTAGTGTAATTTGTCAAACAGCTGAACCGCAG ATTGTTACTGGAAGTCATGATTGCACTATACGATTATGGGATTTAGCTGCTGGAAGATCTAGAGCTACTTTAACAAATCACAAGAAAAGTATAAGAGCTGTGACTTTTCATCCATCACT ATATATGTTCGCATCAGCATCTCcagataatattaaacaatggAAATGTCCAGAAGGAAAATTCATTCAGAATTTATCTGGTCATAATGCAATAGTTAATTGTTTAGCTGTTAATGCTGATGGCGTATTAGTTTCTGGAGCAGATAATGGTACTATGCATCTTTGGGACTGGAGAACAgg GTATAATTTCCAACGTTTACAAGCACCCGTTCAACCGGGCTCAATGGATAGTGAAGCTGGAGTATTTAGTATTACATTTGACATGTCTGGTACTCGCATGATTACAACAGAAGCAGATAAAACAATCAAAGTATATAAAGAAGATGATACTGCT actGAAGAAACGCATCCTGTAAATTGGAGACCAGATATAATAAAGCGGAGAAAATATTAA
- the LOC132909250 gene encoding pleiotropic regulator 1 isoform X1 yields MDVQRHSVHTLVFRSLKRTHDMFLLNQGTLPPVDPNLQKMKKSVKAKDSYGPVLERVKTNNIMKIQNENENTDPPPPGGIYKYIYESFGGNNNVAVVPYNPIQNNNMVVTTQTNSGGNSVNMSLIIPQKKTPSMAKPKWHAPWKLYRVISGHLGWVRCCAVEPGNEWFATGSADRVIKIWDLATGKLKVSLTGHISSVRGLAFSQRHPYLFSCGEDRQVKCWDLEYNKVIRHYHGHLSAVYSMALHPSIDVLVTAGRDSTARVWDMRTKANVHTLVGHTNTVASVICQTAEPQIVTGSHDCTIRLWDLAAGRSRATLTNHKKSIRAVTFHPSLYMFASASPDNIKQWKCPEGKFIQNLSGHNAIVNCLAVNADGVLVSGADNGTMHLWDWRTGYNFQRLQAPVQPGSMDSEAGVFSITFDMSGTRMITTEADKTIKVYKEDDTATEETHPVNWRPDIIKRRKY; encoded by the exons atg GATGTACAAAGGCATTCTGTACATACTCTTGTATTTCGATCTTTAAAGAGAACACATgatatgtttttattaaatcaagGTACTTTACCACCTGTGGACCCTAACTT acaaaaaatgaaaaaatctgTAAAAGCAAAAGACTCTTATGGTCCTGTATTGGAACGTGTCAAAACTaacaatataatgaaaatacaaaatgaaaatgaaaatacagaTCCTCCTCCACCAGGcggtatttataaatatatat ACGAATCTTTTGgaggaaataataatgttGCAGTTGTTCCTTATAATCCTATACAAAACAATAATATGGTAGTAACAACGCAAACAAATTCAGGAGGAAATTCAGTTAATATGTCATTAATCATACCACAGAAGAAGACACCATCTATGGCAAAACCTAAGTGGCATGCACCATGGAAATTATATAGGGTTATTAGTGGTCATCTTGGTTGGGTAAGGTGTTGTGCTGTTGAACCAGGAAATGAATGGTTTGCAACAGGATCTGCAGATAGAGTGATTAAA ataTGGGATCTTGCAACTGGTAAATTGAAAGTTTCTTTGACTGGTCATATAAGCAGCGTTCGTGGACTTGCATTTTCTCAAAGACatccatatttattttcttgtgGAGAAGATCGGCAAGTAAAGTGTTGGGATCTTGAGTACAACAAG GTTATAAGACATTATCATGGACATTTATCAGCTGTATATTCCATGGCATTACATCCTAGTATTGATGTATTAGTAACTGCAGGTAGAGATTCTACTGCAAGAGTATGGGATATGCGAACCAAAGCAAATGTACATACACTTGTTGGTCACACTAACACAGTTGCTAGTGTAATTTGTCAAACAGCTGAACCGCAG ATTGTTACTGGAAGTCATGATTGCACTATACGATTATGGGATTTAGCTGCTGGAAGATCTAGAGCTACTTTAACAAATCACAAGAAAAGTATAAGAGCTGTGACTTTTCATCCATCACT ATATATGTTCGCATCAGCATCTCcagataatattaaacaatggAAATGTCCAGAAGGAAAATTCATTCAGAATTTATCTGGTCATAATGCAATAGTTAATTGTTTAGCTGTTAATGCTGATGGCGTATTAGTTTCTGGAGCAGATAATGGTACTATGCATCTTTGGGACTGGAGAACAgg GTATAATTTCCAACGTTTACAAGCACCCGTTCAACCGGGCTCAATGGATAGTGAAGCTGGAGTATTTAGTATTACATTTGACATGTCTGGTACTCGCATGATTACAACAGAAGCAGATAAAACAATCAAAGTATATAAAGAAGATGATACTGCT actGAAGAAACGCATCCTGTAAATTGGAGACCAGATATAATAAAGCGGAGAAAATATTAA